The Pseudomonadota bacterium genome window below encodes:
- a CDS encoding acylneuraminate cytidylyltransferase family protein, protein MYKDKKCLAVITARGGSKGLPGKNIKILLGKPLIAWTIEKGLESKYIDRVIVSTDSDEIAAVSKKYGAEVPFMRPEELSGDSMGSFDVVVHAIEYLAKNGDEYDYVVLLEPTSPMRKKGDLDNAIANLIDKEKEADSLVSLGRVNLEHPAVIKKVNDKGYMVPYIKKPEKATGRQGFSLAYFPYGVIYITKIKALYKYKSFYQRRTIPYFVERWQCYEVDDIYDFMIIETIMQERINDIV, encoded by the coding sequence ATGTATAAAGATAAAAAATGTCTTGCTGTAATAACTGCAAGAGGAGGGAGTAAGGGCCTTCCGGGAAAAAATATAAAAATTCTACTCGGAAAACCTCTTATTGCATGGACAATTGAAAAGGGTTTGGAAAGCAAATATATTGACAGAGTCATTGTGTCTACTGACAGCGATGAAATTGCTGCTGTGTCAAAAAAGTACGGGGCAGAAGTGCCGTTTATGAGGCCAGAGGAACTCTCCGGTGACAGCATGGGCTCCTTTGATGTGGTAGTCCATGCCATTGAATATCTGGCAAAAAATGGTGATGAGTATGATTATGTGGTACTTCTTGAACCTACTTCACCCATGAGAAAGAAGGGTGATCTTGACAATGCTATTGCCAATTTAATAGACAAAGAAAAAGAGGCTGACAGCCTTGTTAGCCTGGGAAGGGTTAATCTCGAACATCCGGCAGTTATAAAGAAGGTCAACGATAAGGGTTATATGGTGCCTTATATTAAAAAACCCGAAAAGGCAACCGGGCGACAGGGATTCAGCCTGGCATATTTTCCCTATGGGGTTATCTATATTACAAAGATTAAAGCTCTCTATAAATACAAAAGTTTTTATCAGCGCAGGACAATACCTTATTTTGTAGAAAGATGGCAATGCTATGAGGTAGATGACATTTACGATTTTATGATAATTGAGACGATAATGCAGGAAAGAATAAACGATATAGTGTAA
- a CDS encoding iron-containing alcohol dehydrogenase, whose translation MKDFLKENVRFIMRTELFAGDGIARELPEKLKGMGWNRIGLVVDKGVYQGNGYVNEIIDLLKSSMEKTVLLIGEMPEPTYDYLDKAKTEFESSDLDCFVGIGGGSALDLTKGLATLKTNKGPAIEYRGFGKVKEVPLPVVALPTTAGTGSEVTPYAVFIDTKERWKFGINTEYNYPRLSLYDPGFLDSCPDTVYASAGMDAMTHTLESFVANGASAYSRIFSKEAFRLLFENLNRIAQKDRSVSTKLNLLVGSGLAGIALMNAGAGPAGALSYPLGVYFDVPHGLAGSVFLPGVVKHNVEKGYTDYAMLYDLIFGESSMGAAEKSISFAEEIRKLSAALGIPTDLKGFGVKTEDDAKLIIDNSMQLKGAFDQNPVPFGIDEIEKLIYSLR comes from the coding sequence ATGAAAGATTTTTTAAAAGAAAATGTACGTTTTATCATGAGGACAGAACTTTTTGCCGGTGATGGTATTGCCAGGGAACTTCCGGAAAAGCTGAAAGGCATGGGTTGGAACAGGATAGGTCTTGTTGTTGACAAAGGTGTCTATCAGGGCAATGGATACGTTAATGAAATCATAGATCTGCTAAAAAGCAGCATGGAAAAAACTGTGCTTTTGATAGGTGAGATGCCGGAACCTACATACGATTATCTGGACAAAGCGAAGACAGAATTTGAGTCATCAGACCTGGACTGTTTTGTTGGTATTGGCGGCGGGAGTGCTCTTGATCTTACAAAAGGACTTGCAACATTAAAGACAAATAAAGGACCGGCCATAGAATACAGAGGCTTCGGCAAGGTAAAAGAGGTCCCGCTTCCTGTCGTGGCTCTTCCAACAACAGCAGGGACAGGAAGTGAAGTTACACCATATGCAGTATTCATAGACACGAAAGAGCGTTGGAAATTTGGAATCAACACGGAATATAATTATCCGAGACTTTCTCTTTATGATCCGGGTTTTCTCGACAGCTGTCCTGATACGGTATATGCCTCTGCAGGAATGGATGCCATGACCCATACTCTGGAAAGCTTCGTTGCAAACGGGGCAAGCGCTTACTCCAGAATATTTTCCAAAGAAGCGTTCAGACTTTTATTTGAAAATCTCAACAGGATTGCACAAAAAGACAGGTCAGTCAGCACAAAGCTGAATCTTCTTGTAGGAAGCGGACTTGCAGGAATTGCCCTTATGAATGCAGGAGCAGGGCCAGCCGGTGCATTGAGTTATCCTCTCGGAGTTTATTTTGATGTTCCTCATGGTCTTGCCGGATCAGTTTTTCTGCCGGGTGTTGTAAAACATAATGTGGAAAAAGGCTACACTGATTATGCAATGCTCTATGATCTTATTTTCGGCGAATCATCAATGGGGGCAGCAGAAAAGTCTATCAGTTTTGCAGAAGAAATACGCAAACTAAGTGCGGCATTAGGTATCCCCACGGATCTGAAAGGTTTCGGTGTAAAAACTGAAGATGATGCCAAACTGATTATTGACAATTCCATGCAGCTTAAAGGTGCCTTTGACCAGAATCCTGTGCCTTTCGGCATAGATGAAATTGAAAAGCTTATATATTCTTTAAGATAA
- the neuC gene encoding UDP-N-acetylglucosamine 2-epimerase has protein sequence MPKPKRKIAVVTGTRAEYGLLYWIIKGIHEDPQLELQLIVTGMHLSTEFGYTIKDIEKDGFPIAERVEMLLSSDTKVSTSISMGIGLAGFAKAYERLKPDIILVLGDRFEIFSAVSAAVPMRIPVAHIHGGEATEGVMDEQFRHAITKMSAIHFPAAQHYADRIIQMGEKPGMVYCFGAPGLDNIYKLKLVNRKMLISELDLHEKVKIGVVTFHPETIDDFPVESQAQELMKALSEIESVFWVITMSNADPGGRTIQALMEKFVLENAGKVKMFASLGQLRYLSLLKHADLMVGNSSSGIIEAPSFKLPVVNIGDRQAGRIRSENIIDVPVCRKRDIVKAISKAMSDDFRSSLKVLESPYGKGDAGKKIVKVLKTVDLSGILKKEFYEIPHGRH, from the coding sequence ATGCCTAAGCCGAAACGTAAAATAGCAGTTGTAACAGGAACACGAGCTGAGTACGGACTTCTTTACTGGATCATTAAAGGCATACATGAAGATCCTCAACTTGAACTGCAGCTCATTGTTACCGGTATGCACCTGTCAACAGAATTCGGCTATACAATTAAAGATATTGAAAAAGATGGTTTCCCTATTGCTGAAAGGGTTGAAATGCTTCTTTCTTCTGATACAAAAGTATCGACCTCAATTTCAATGGGTATTGGTCTTGCCGGATTTGCAAAGGCATATGAGAGATTGAAACCGGATATTATTCTGGTGCTCGGTGACCGCTTTGAAATATTTTCTGCAGTTTCAGCTGCTGTACCCATGAGAATACCTGTTGCCCATATCCATGGCGGTGAGGCAACGGAAGGTGTTATGGATGAACAGTTCCGCCATGCTATTACCAAGATGAGTGCCATTCATTTTCCTGCTGCACAACATTATGCCGACAGGATAATACAGATGGGGGAGAAACCCGGAATGGTCTACTGCTTCGGTGCTCCGGGACTGGATAATATCTATAAACTCAAATTAGTGAACAGGAAGATGCTTATCAGTGAGCTTGATTTGCATGAGAAGGTAAAAATAGGTGTTGTCACGTTCCATCCAGAGACAATTGATGATTTTCCTGTTGAATCACAGGCACAGGAACTAATGAAGGCGCTTTCGGAAATAGAAAGTGTCTTCTGGGTTATCACCATGTCCAATGCAGACCCGGGAGGAAGAACTATACAGGCCCTTATGGAAAAGTTCGTTCTGGAAAATGCCGGCAAGGTTAAAATGTTTGCATCCCTCGGTCAATTGCGATACCTGTCGCTTTTGAAACATGCAGATCTTATGGTTGGAAATTCATCTTCAGGCATTATTGAAGCACCGTCATTTAAGCTTCCCGTGGTAAACATTGGTGACAGGCAGGCCGGCAGGATTCGTTCAGAAAACATTATTGACGTTCCTGTTTGCAGGAAACGTGATATTGTGAAGGCAATATCTAAAGCAATGAGCGATGATTTCAGAAGCTCATTGAAGGTTCTTGAGAGCCCTTACGGCAAGGGCGATGCCGGTAAAAAGATTGTGAAGGTCCTGAAAACAGTGGATTTAAGCGGTATATTAAAAAAAGAATTCTATGAAATACCTCACGGGAGGCACTAA
- a CDS encoding sugar phosphate nucleotidyltransferase — MDKVKLKSLLVPPDTTIKQAMQRLSETSERILFVVDEKEMLLGTVTDGDIRTALINGLKFSDLIEIVMYRNFVAVNKGMLNMEQHVKNLMVQNKIEQIPVLDDDGVVVDVFLWTDLLGKTKSTKPEKTYEKLVIVMAGGKGTRLEPFTRILPKPLIPIGNKPVIELIMESFYKCGFYRFIYSLNYKKEYIKLFLKENKSNYDIDWVEEDDFYGTAGSLALIKDKVNDTFFVTNCDSLLAVDYADVLRWHESKGAAMTIIGCHNEVKIPFGVLQLDNGILEGIVEKPVHDMIINTGVYVMEPIVLSYLSQNEHMNMNELIEIVSKDKKVVVYPIYGGWVDIGQWEEYKKSVEEFGGFNT, encoded by the coding sequence ATGGATAAAGTAAAACTGAAATCTCTTCTTGTTCCCCCTGATACTACTATTAAACAGGCAATGCAGAGGCTAAGCGAGACTTCCGAGAGGATACTCTTTGTCGTCGATGAAAAGGAAATGCTTTTAGGGACGGTTACTGATGGTGATATTCGGACTGCTCTTATAAACGGCCTCAAATTCAGTGATCTGATAGAAATTGTAATGTACAGGAATTTTGTGGCAGTCAATAAAGGCATGTTAAACATGGAGCAGCACGTAAAAAACCTCATGGTTCAAAACAAGATCGAACAGATACCTGTGCTTGATGATGACGGTGTGGTTGTTGATGTTTTCCTTTGGACCGATCTTCTTGGAAAGACCAAAAGCACAAAACCTGAAAAAACCTATGAAAAATTAGTAATTGTAATGGCAGGAGGAAAAGGAACAAGGCTTGAGCCTTTCACAAGAATACTACCTAAGCCCCTTATCCCAATTGGAAATAAACCTGTTATTGAACTTATTATGGAAAGCTTTTATAAATGCGGATTTTATCGTTTCATTTATTCGCTTAACTATAAAAAAGAATACATCAAGCTTTTTCTCAAAGAGAACAAATCAAATTATGATATTGATTGGGTTGAAGAAGACGACTTCTATGGAACAGCCGGAAGTTTGGCACTCATAAAAGACAAAGTTAATGACACTTTTTTTGTTACCAATTGCGATTCTCTCCTGGCTGTGGATTATGCGGATGTGTTGAGATGGCATGAGTCAAAAGGGGCAGCCATGACAATTATCGGATGTCACAACGAGGTAAAAATACCTTTTGGTGTATTGCAATTGGATAACGGAATCCTTGAAGGTATTGTAGAAAAACCTGTCCATGATATGATCATCAATACAGGTGTTTATGTTATGGAACCCATTGTACTGTCTTATTTAAGTCAAAATGAGCACATGAATATGAATGAGCTGATTGAAATTGTGTCGAAGGACAAAAAGGTTGTCGTATATCCCATATACGGAGGCTGGGTTGATATAGGTCAATGGGAAGAATATAAAAAGAGCGTTGAAGAATTTGGAGGTTTTAATACTTGA
- a CDS encoding SDR family oxidoreductase has protein sequence MKKYVIISGGLGVLGQSYAKILIDDGYDILLLDTKEYHKDRTIYGEYFQCDIANEKDIARLENHLSSGECEIHGLVNNASCQPEGFANELEDYLPDTFRKVLEVNLVGSFLLVKLVVPFMKKQGFGSIVNIGSIQGVVAPTFTIYEGMKITSPLVYAVSKAGIIHFCKWVAAKYGRYGIRCNAVSPGGIGDSQRGGSDFAKTYASRVPLGRMASSNDAAEAVRFLISDRSAYITGQNLLVDGGWTIY, from the coding sequence ATGAAAAAATATGTAATTATATCTGGTGGATTAGGGGTATTGGGTCAGAGTTATGCAAAAATATTAATTGATGATGGCTACGATATTTTGTTGCTTGACACAAAGGAATATCATAAAGACAGAACGATCTATGGAGAATATTTTCAATGTGATATAGCAAATGAAAAAGACATAGCAAGACTTGAAAATCATCTCTCTTCTGGTGAATGCGAAATACACGGACTCGTCAATAACGCATCCTGTCAGCCTGAAGGTTTTGCAAATGAGCTTGAAGACTATTTGCCTGATACCTTTAGAAAGGTTCTCGAAGTAAATCTTGTAGGCAGTTTTCTGCTTGTAAAGCTTGTGGTGCCTTTTATGAAGAAGCAGGGATTCGGAAGTATTGTCAATATTGGCTCCATTCAGGGAGTAGTTGCGCCCACATTTACCATATATGAAGGTATGAAGATTACATCACCGTTGGTGTATGCTGTCTCAAAGGCCGGCATAATTCATTTCTGCAAGTGGGTCGCTGCCAAATACGGACGATACGGCATCAGATGCAACGCAGTCTCTCCGGGAGGAATTGGTGACTCTCAGAGAGGTGGGAGTGATTTTGCAAAGACATATGCTTCAAGAGTACCCCTTGGAAGGATGGCATCGTCAAATGACGCGGCTGAAGCAGTGCGTTTTCTGATCAGTGACCGTTCGGCTTATATAACCGGCCAGAATCTTCTTGTTGACGGCGGCTGGACAATATATTGA
- a CDS encoding aminotransferase class III-fold pyridoxal phosphate-dependent enzyme: MKFDNSIKTYEDALNVIPMGTSTFSKNPNLFVIGGAPLFIKSAKGCRLYDVDDNEFIDFSMALGPIILGYANEEVDRAAKAGIDDGLIFTLSCPEEAVLAKKLTEIIPCSEMVRFCKNGSDVCEGAIRLARNYTKKLKVITVGGYHGFHDWFIVSTPRKKGIPEVMAEWILPHNYNDIDAIEKTIKDKGNEIAALIMEPVINFEPNEGFLERIRELTKDNNIILIFDEMKTGFRLDIGGGQKYFNVIPDLAVFAKGLSNGFPLSVLTGKKYLMEQFEDENCFFSGSYATEKASLNAALKTIEILDRDKVIEHNWKVGGLLKKGISDIISKHNISDFVKIVGFPVMSHFVITDYEGFTVNEIRSFIQEECVKRGLLFVGYHHTSFAHKEKDIEYTLKTYDEVFAIMKTVIQDKSLRNKINGKPISAFNIRKL; encoded by the coding sequence ATGAAATTTGATAATTCTATTAAAACTTATGAAGATGCCCTTAATGTTATCCCTATGGGTACGTCAACCTTCAGCAAAAACCCCAACCTTTTTGTAATCGGCGGAGCACCGTTGTTTATAAAATCAGCAAAGGGATGCAGACTTTACGATGTTGATGATAATGAATTTATTGATTTTTCTATGGCTCTTGGTCCTATTATTCTCGGATATGCCAACGAAGAGGTAGATAGGGCGGCTAAGGCCGGTATTGATGACGGATTGATATTTACCCTTTCCTGCCCGGAAGAAGCAGTGCTAGCAAAGAAACTGACAGAAATCATCCCGTGTTCCGAAATGGTGAGATTCTGCAAGAATGGTTCTGATGTTTGCGAGGGTGCAATCAGACTTGCAAGAAACTATACGAAGAAATTAAAAGTAATAACTGTTGGCGGATATCATGGGTTTCATGACTGGTTTATTGTTTCAACACCCAGAAAAAAAGGCATTCCCGAAGTAATGGCTGAATGGATTCTGCCCCATAATTACAACGATATCGATGCCATAGAAAAGACCATAAAAGACAAAGGAAATGAGATTGCTGCCCTCATTATGGAACCTGTTATAAATTTTGAACCAAATGAAGGTTTCCTTGAGAGAATACGGGAACTTACAAAAGATAACAACATCATACTTATATTTGATGAGATGAAAACAGGTTTCCGCCTTGATATAGGAGGAGGTCAGAAATATTTTAATGTAATCCCTGATCTGGCAGTATTTGCAAAAGGTCTTTCCAATGGTTTTCCTTTGAGTGTACTTACCGGGAAAAAATATCTCATGGAGCAGTTTGAAGACGAAAACTGTTTCTTTTCAGGTTCCTATGCGACAGAGAAGGCATCACTCAACGCCGCACTGAAAACTATTGAGATACTTGACAGAGACAAGGTGATCGAGCATAACTGGAAAGTGGGCGGATTACTGAAAAAAGGTATATCAGATATTATCAGTAAACATAACATCAGTGATTTTGTTAAGATTGTCGGATTTCCGGTAATGAGCCATTTTGTAATAACGGATTATGAGGGCTTTACCGTAAACGAGATAAGATCATTTATTCAGGAGGAATGTGTAAAAAGAGGGTTGCTCTTTGTCGGATATCACCACACTTCTTTTGCCCATAAAGAGAAAGACATTGAATATACTTTAAAAACATATGATGAAGTATTTGCTATAATGAAAACAGTTATTCAGGATAAATCATTGAGAAATAAGATTAACGGTAAGCCTATAAGTGCTTTTAATATAAGGAAATTATAG
- a CDS encoding Gfo/Idh/MocA family oxidoreductase: protein MKFLVIGYGSIGKRHAGNIRSSGHNAVLLRHSRTEKNKEGIKEYYSFDDVLAHEENIDGAVICSPTSMHLHDVKLLIEENIPFLLEKPPASDLRSTVEMADIIRAKEFKRYDIAFNLRYHPVIRFLKDFIPTIGSIYAANIYVGYYLPYWRPDADYRETSSAKKELGGGVHIELAHDIEYALWFLGFPESLTGYVNRVSSLDISTDDMCSAILKYKSGAVAEIHLDYLSHKYLRGGRIIAEKGTVEWEWDGKGGRVAYFSKEKRLSEDVFVVQPGYDFNSTYLEELENFIGIIKGTNRSMVDLETALSTMKVIGAIERSDNEKKWISPDDVHY from the coding sequence ATGAAATTTCTTGTAATAGGATATGGCTCAATCGGGAAAAGGCATGCCGGGAATATTCGTTCTTCAGGACATAACGCTGTTCTGCTGAGACATTCAAGGACAGAAAAGAATAAAGAAGGCATTAAAGAATATTATTCCTTTGATGATGTGCTGGCGCATGAAGAGAATATTGACGGTGCCGTTATATGTTCTCCAACTTCCATGCATCTTCATGATGTAAAATTGCTGATTGAAGAAAATATTCCCTTTCTTCTTGAGAAGCCGCCTGCTTCAGATTTGCGGTCAACCGTAGAAATGGCTGATATTATAAGAGCTAAGGAATTTAAGAGATATGATATTGCCTTTAATCTCCGATATCATCCTGTCATCAGATTTCTAAAAGACTTTATCCCGACAATTGGAAGTATTTATGCTGCAAATATTTATGTGGGTTATTATCTGCCGTACTGGAGACCTGATGCTGATTACCGTGAAACGTCAAGTGCAAAAAAAGAGCTTGGCGGTGGTGTTCATATAGAACTAGCCCACGATATCGAGTATGCCCTCTGGTTTCTCGGTTTTCCGGAGTCCCTTACAGGTTATGTAAACAGAGTGAGCTCTCTTGATATATCTACGGACGATATGTGCTCAGCTATTTTAAAGTACAAAAGCGGCGCTGTTGCTGAAATCCACCTTGACTATCTCTCGCATAAGTATTTAAGAGGCGGGAGAATTATAGCAGAGAAAGGCACTGTCGAATGGGAATGGGATGGCAAGGGCGGCAGGGTTGCTTATTTCAGCAAAGAAAAAAGGTTGTCTGAGGATGTTTTTGTTGTTCAGCCCGGTTATGATTTTAACAGTACCTATTTGGAGGAACTGGAAAATTTTATCGGAATCATAAAAGGTACCAACAGGAGTATGGTAGATCTAGAGACTGCCTTAAGTACCATGAAGGTTATTGGGGCAATTGAAAGATCTGATAATGAGAAAAAATGGATTTCTCCTGATGATGTGCATTATTAA
- the neuB gene encoding N-acetylneuraminate synthase — translation MKNKLSDKKVFIIAEAGVNHNGDIGIAKKMIDTAVKAGTDAVKFQTFVPEDLVSKKTPKAEYQKSTTDAGESQLEMLKKLSLKADAHKELIEYCKKKRIQFLSTPFDMDSIDLLEGLGLETFKIPSGEITNLPYLRKIGNLKKKIIMSTGMADMKEIGRAIKILVEAGTSKEDITLLHCNTEYPTPLQDVNLLAMVAMKKRFGMKVGYSDHTLGIEIPVAAVALGAEIIEKHFTLNRNAKGPDHRASLEPEELEAMVTAIRNIEEALGNGVKTPSPSETKNMVIARKSIVASRAIKKGDVITEENITVKRPGTGISPMKWDSILGKRAKRDFEPDEIIEV, via the coding sequence ATGAAAAACAAACTGTCTGATAAGAAGGTATTTATTATTGCTGAAGCCGGTGTGAATCATAACGGGGATATCGGGATTGCAAAAAAAATGATTGATACAGCAGTTAAAGCAGGTACTGACGCTGTTAAGTTTCAGACTTTTGTGCCGGAAGATCTTGTGAGCAAAAAAACGCCCAAGGCGGAATATCAGAAAAGCACCACAGATGCAGGAGAATCACAGCTTGAGATGCTGAAAAAGCTGTCTCTTAAAGCTGATGCACATAAAGAACTTATCGAATATTGTAAAAAAAAGAGAATCCAATTTCTTTCGACCCCCTTTGATATGGACAGCATCGATCTCCTCGAAGGTCTTGGTCTTGAGACGTTTAAAATACCTTCAGGTGAAATAACTAATCTTCCCTATTTGAGAAAAATAGGAAATTTGAAAAAGAAGATCATCATGTCCACAGGCATGGCTGATATGAAAGAAATCGGAAGAGCAATAAAAATTCTTGTTGAAGCCGGGACATCCAAAGAAGATATAACACTTCTTCATTGTAACACCGAGTATCCTACTCCTCTTCAAGATGTAAACCTTCTTGCCATGGTTGCCATGAAAAAAAGATTCGGCATGAAGGTAGGTTATTCAGATCATACACTGGGAATAGAAATACCTGTAGCTGCAGTGGCTCTCGGTGCAGAGATTATTGAAAAGCATTTTACACTTAATAGAAATGCCAAAGGTCCGGATCACAGGGCATCACTTGAACCGGAAGAACTGGAGGCAATGGTGACGGCAATAAGAAACATAGAGGAAGCCCTTGGTAATGGGGTAAAAACACCATCGCCTTCGGAAACAAAAAATATGGTTATTGCTCGTAAAAGCATCGTCGCTTCAAGGGCGATAAAAAAAGGCGATGTTATTACAGAAGAAAATATTACCGTTAAGAGGCCGGGAACAGGGATCAGCCCTATGAAATGGGACAGTATTCTGGGGAAGAGGGCAAAAAGAGATTTTGAGCCTGATGAAATAATAGAGGTATGA
- a CDS encoding class I SAM-dependent methyltransferase produces MKNRYTNVHYNENLRPYTKYPEKLCNHLADHYFKRRSGNFLDLCCGRGEHLEIFQKIGFTVYGIDMDTVARDKGLSVAIVNIEEEPFPYEDDFFDVIMMKSAIEHIRNIDNLMSEVYRVLKPGGCFLATTCDWKKNYKIFYDDCTHKTPFTKVSMEDTFNMFGFKNFYVEFFYHLPFTWKGPFYKSLTKLFALLPAKYTENSKLTEFKKLVRFSREVQLLGYAEK; encoded by the coding sequence ATGAAAAACCGTTACACGAATGTTCATTATAACGAAAACTTAAGGCCTTACACGAAATATCCGGAAAAACTCTGCAACCATCTTGCAGATCATTATTTCAAAAGAAGATCGGGTAATTTTCTTGATCTCTGCTGCGGCAGGGGAGAACACCTGGAAATCTTTCAGAAGATAGGTTTTACCGTATACGGTATTGATATGGATACAGTTGCCAGAGACAAAGGGCTTAGCGTTGCCATTGTCAATATTGAGGAAGAACCCTTTCCTTATGAAGATGATTTTTTTGATGTAATTATGATGAAGTCAGCCATTGAGCATATACGTAATATTGATAATCTGATGAGTGAAGTATATCGCGTTCTGAAGCCAGGCGGTTGCTTTCTTGCCACTACATGCGACTGGAAGAAAAACTATAAAATCTTTTATGATGATTGTACTCATAAGACACCATTTACCAAAGTTTCTATGGAAGATACGTTCAATATGTTTGGATTTAAAAACTTCTATGTGGAATTTTTCTACCATCTGCCTTTCACTTGGAAAGGACCTTTTTATAAAAGTCTGACAAAATTGTTTGCTTTATTGCCTGCGAAATATACTGAGAACTCAAAACTGACGGAGTTTAAAAAATTAGTTAGGTTTTCCAGAGAGGTTCAACTTCTTGGTTACGCTGAAAAATAG